A genomic segment from Rhodospirillum centenum SW encodes:
- a CDS encoding methyl-accepting chemotaxis protein: MVSEFAASVEARGAEASAASPERIMELAADVGSSVRARTEAIRAITGQTRILALNALIEAARAGEAGRGFSVVANEVKSVSTRIEQVAYELDTELSAKVRDLELLGARMIEEVRGQRLADLALNAIEIIDRNLYERTCDVRWWATDSAIVRAAETAAPADAEHAGRRLGVILDAYTVYLDLWIVGRDGRVIASGRPDRFRVAGLDVGQEPWFRQALESRSGDDYAVADITASPALGGRQTATYAAPIFPDGARGGTAQGVLGIHFDWGPQAETVCRGVRLSGEEAGRTRVLLLDNRLRIIAASDGKGILTAGFPLDTGGRPLGHYRDKDGNTVGFALTPGYETYRGLGWYGCIVQAPPG, encoded by the coding sequence ATGGTGTCGGAATTCGCGGCGTCGGTCGAAGCCAGGGGGGCCGAGGCCTCGGCCGCGAGTCCGGAACGGATCATGGAGCTGGCGGCCGATGTCGGCAGTTCCGTCCGGGCCCGGACGGAGGCGATCCGGGCGATCACCGGGCAGACCCGCATCCTGGCGCTGAACGCGCTGATCGAGGCGGCCCGGGCGGGCGAGGCGGGACGTGGCTTCTCCGTCGTCGCCAACGAGGTCAAGTCCGTCTCCACCCGGATCGAGCAGGTGGCCTACGAGCTGGACACCGAACTGTCGGCCAAGGTGCGCGACCTGGAACTGCTCGGCGCCCGCATGATCGAGGAGGTGCGCGGTCAGCGTCTCGCCGACCTTGCGCTCAACGCCATCGAGATCATCGACCGGAACCTCTACGAGCGCACCTGCGACGTGCGCTGGTGGGCGACGGACAGCGCCATCGTCCGCGCCGCCGAGACGGCAGCCCCGGCCGATGCGGAGCATGCCGGCCGGCGGCTGGGCGTGATCCTGGACGCCTACACCGTCTATCTCGACCTCTGGATCGTCGGCCGCGACGGCCGGGTCATCGCCAGCGGCCGGCCCGACCGCTTCCGCGTCGCCGGGCTGGATGTCGGGCAGGAACCCTGGTTCCGCCAGGCGCTGGAGAGCCGCAGCGGCGACGACTATGCCGTCGCCGACATCACCGCGAGCCCTGCCCTGGGCGGCCGCCAGACGGCGACCTACGCCGCCCCCATCTTCCCCGACGGCGCCCGCGGCGGCACCGCGCAGGGCGTGCTGGGCATCCATTTCGACTGGGGTCCGCAGGCGGAGACGGTCTGCCGCGGCGTCCGCCTCTCCGGGGAGGAGGCCGGCCGCACCCGCGTGCTGCTGCTGGACAACCGGCTGCGCATCATCGCCGCCTCCGACGGCAAGGGCATCCTGACGGCCGGTTTCCCGCTGGACACGGGCGGCCGTCCGCTGGGCCACTATCGCGACAAGGACGGCAACACCGTCGGCTTCGCCCTGACGCCGGGTTACGAGACCTACCGCGGGCTGGGCTGGTACGGCTGCATCGTCCAGGCCCCGCCCGGCTGA
- a CDS encoding pentapeptide repeat-containing protein, with product MVPARLSPFLRLLVPILLLTALPSAAQAACTDPAMPEVNWRRCYHDGRDLRSVDLSRAMLREATFQRSDLTGATLAGADAYRAKFVSARMGGVTLDGARFIEADFTRAVLAGASLKGADLRNAKLVNADLTKADLTDARLDGADLRNADLSGALWIDGRRVCAAPSVGQCN from the coding sequence ATGGTTCCCGCCCGCCTGTCCCCCTTTCTCCGCCTTCTGGTCCCGATCCTGCTGCTGACGGCCCTGCCGTCGGCGGCGCAGGCCGCCTGCACGGACCCGGCGATGCCGGAGGTGAACTGGCGGCGCTGCTATCATGACGGACGCGATCTTCGCAGCGTCGATCTCTCCCGCGCCATGCTGCGGGAGGCGACGTTCCAGCGTTCTGATCTGACCGGCGCCACCCTGGCCGGCGCCGACGCCTACCGGGCGAAGTTCGTCAGCGCCCGGATGGGCGGTGTGACGCTGGACGGCGCCCGCTTCATCGAGGCCGACTTCACCCGCGCCGTGCTGGCGGGGGCGTCGCTGAAGGGGGCGGATCTGCGCAACGCCAAGCTGGTGAACGCCGATCTCACGAAGGCGGACCTGACGGATGCCCGGCTGGACGGGGCGGATCTGCGCAATGCCGATCTGTCGGGGGCGCTCTGGATCGACGGCAGGCGGGTCTGCGCCGCGCCTTCCGTGGGCCAGTGCAACTGA
- a CDS encoding aminopeptidase P family protein, with protein sequence MDAVRSAYRGDAELERLLQGAGIDRSVAEIRDLIAGVNAAPDGEHPDRWLALVGEDLPAELATQLRLLRRSIPHPAAPEAGDHAARLAALRAELHRRGLDGFVIPRGDEHQGEYVPLRANRLAWLTGFTGSAGMALVLKEKAAIFIDGRYTLQVRQEVDNATYEYRHLIDEFHGDWAAGLLRTGQKLGFDPWLHTVGWVERMRNALARCGAELIAVDDNPIDTVWHDQPPAPLGLVTAHPERYAGKSAADKRAEVARELERSGTRAAVLTQPDSIAWLLNVRGSDVPCTPLPLSFALARDSGEVDWFVDRRKLAPGLEEHLGNQVAVRPPEELGDELDALGKAGAKVRVDPGNSAVWIFDRLHVTGGRVEREADPCILPKACKNPVEIAGARAAHVRDGVAMARFLCWLEQEAPAGRLDEIAAAQRLLAFRREGELFQDQSFETISAAGPNAALCHYRVSEKTNRRIENNSLYLVDSGAQYLDGTTDITRTVAVGEPTAEMKRLFTLVLKGHIAISTVRFPGGTTGSQLDALARQYLWAEGLDYDHGTGHGVGSFLSVHEGPQRIAKMHNPQPLLPGMILSNEPGYYRTGGFGIRTETLVLVTALEVPGAERPVLGFETLTLAPIDRRLVEPSLLTPAERDWLNGYHARVRQEIGPRLDDATRGWLERATEPV encoded by the coding sequence TTGGATGCCGTCCGATCCGCCTATCGGGGCGATGCAGAACTGGAGCGCCTGTTGCAGGGCGCCGGGATCGACCGCAGCGTCGCGGAGATCCGCGACCTGATCGCCGGGGTCAACGCCGCCCCGGACGGGGAGCATCCCGACCGCTGGCTGGCCCTGGTGGGGGAGGACCTGCCGGCGGAGCTGGCCACCCAGCTCCGGCTGCTGCGCCGGAGCATCCCCCACCCCGCCGCCCCGGAGGCCGGCGACCATGCCGCCCGGCTGGCAGCGCTGCGGGCCGAGTTGCACCGGCGCGGGCTGGACGGCTTCGTCATCCCGCGCGGGGACGAGCACCAGGGCGAATACGTTCCCCTGCGCGCCAACCGGCTGGCCTGGCTGACCGGCTTCACCGGCTCCGCCGGCATGGCGCTGGTGCTGAAGGAGAAGGCCGCCATCTTCATCGACGGCCGCTACACGCTCCAGGTCCGGCAGGAGGTGGACAACGCCACCTACGAATACCGCCACCTGATCGACGAGTTCCACGGCGACTGGGCGGCCGGACTGCTGCGCACCGGGCAGAAGCTGGGCTTCGATCCGTGGCTGCACACGGTCGGCTGGGTCGAGCGGATGCGCAACGCGCTGGCCCGCTGCGGCGCCGAACTGATCGCCGTGGACGACAACCCCATCGACACCGTCTGGCACGACCAGCCGCCGGCGCCGCTGGGGCTCGTCACCGCGCACCCCGAGCGCTACGCCGGCAAGAGCGCCGCCGACAAGCGGGCCGAGGTGGCGCGCGAGCTGGAGCGCAGCGGCACCCGCGCCGCCGTGCTGACGCAGCCCGACAGCATCGCGTGGCTGCTGAACGTGCGCGGCTCCGACGTGCCCTGCACGCCGCTCCCGCTGTCCTTCGCGCTGGCGCGCGACAGCGGCGAGGTGGACTGGTTCGTGGACCGGCGGAAGCTGGCGCCGGGACTGGAGGAGCATCTGGGCAACCAGGTCGCCGTCCGTCCGCCGGAGGAGCTGGGGGACGAGCTGGACGCGCTGGGCAAGGCCGGCGCCAAGGTGCGGGTGGACCCCGGCAACAGCGCCGTCTGGATCTTCGACCGGCTGCACGTCACCGGCGGCCGGGTCGAGCGGGAGGCGGACCCCTGCATCCTGCCCAAGGCCTGCAAGAACCCCGTCGAGATCGCCGGCGCCCGCGCGGCGCATGTGCGCGACGGCGTGGCCATGGCCCGCTTCCTCTGCTGGCTGGAGCAGGAGGCGCCGGCCGGCCGGCTGGATGAGATCGCGGCGGCACAGCGGCTGCTGGCCTTCCGCCGCGAGGGCGAGCTGTTCCAGGACCAGAGCTTCGAGACGATCTCCGCCGCCGGACCCAACGCGGCGCTCTGCCACTACCGGGTCAGTGAGAAGACGAACCGGCGTATCGAGAACAACAGCCTCTATCTGGTGGACAGCGGCGCCCAGTACCTGGACGGCACCACCGACATCACCCGCACGGTCGCGGTGGGCGAGCCGACGGCGGAGATGAAGCGGCTGTTCACCCTGGTGCTGAAGGGGCACATCGCCATCAGCACCGTCCGCTTCCCCGGCGGCACGACGGGGTCGCAGCTCGATGCCCTGGCCCGGCAGTATCTCTGGGCGGAGGGGCTGGACTACGACCACGGCACCGGCCATGGCGTCGGCAGCTTCCTGTCGGTGCATGAGGGGCCGCAGCGCATCGCCAAGATGCACAATCCGCAGCCGCTGCTGCCGGGCATGATCCTGTCCAACGAGCCCGGCTACTACCGGACCGGCGGCTTCGGCATCCGCACCGAGACGCTGGTGCTGGTCACGGCGCTGGAAGTGCCGGGGGCGGAGCGGCCTGTCCTGGGCTTCGAGACCCTGACCCTGGCGCCGATCGACCGCCGGCTGGTGGAGCCGTCGCTGCTGACCCCGGCGGAACGGGACTGGCTGAACGGCTACCATGCCCGCGTCCGGCAGGAGATCGGGCCGCGGCTCGACGACGCCACGCGCGGCTGGCTGGAGCGGGCGACCGAGCCGGTGTGA
- a CDS encoding GGDEF domain-containing protein: protein MLFAETKEVAAQLSAAALERLRANGVAPTPEHYTVWYAHFSGRFPALSRAIDILETNQAQVGEAHCADLYERFFGMEAEHDAVHVASEKLGSALESVMAALREAGADVGRYHDVLATARGQLDLAATLEQLKALVRSVADETARMARNNQALEAQLSESAVQIESMRHDLAVVRQEALTDALTGIANRKRFDQVLRAAAGQAMESGRPLALAMIDIDRFKLFNDTHGHVAGDQVLRLVARTLADSVRGSDTPSRFGGEEFALVMPDTPLTAGVSVAERIRRATAGRQIVKRTSGESMGSITLSAGVAIYRPGETLAAFVQRADAALYAAKAGGRNRVVADAADFAAQPPEDVAAPDPQVPGRAGPEKGAASQGRATGTR from the coding sequence GTGCTGTTCGCGGAAACGAAGGAAGTGGCGGCGCAGCTCTCTGCGGCGGCGCTGGAGCGCCTCCGGGCAAACGGCGTGGCCCCCACGCCGGAGCACTACACGGTCTGGTACGCCCATTTCAGCGGCCGCTTCCCCGCGCTCAGCCGGGCCATCGACATCCTCGAAACGAATCAGGCCCAGGTGGGGGAGGCGCACTGCGCCGACCTCTACGAGCGCTTCTTCGGGATGGAGGCGGAGCACGACGCCGTCCATGTCGCCAGCGAGAAGCTGGGCTCCGCCCTCGAATCGGTGATGGCCGCCCTGCGCGAGGCCGGGGCCGATGTCGGCCGCTACCACGATGTCCTGGCGACCGCCCGCGGGCAGCTCGACCTCGCCGCGACGCTGGAGCAGCTCAAGGCGCTGGTCCGCTCCGTCGCGGACGAGACGGCGCGGATGGCCCGCAACAACCAGGCGCTGGAGGCGCAGCTTTCCGAAAGCGCCGTGCAGATCGAGTCGATGCGCCACGATCTGGCCGTGGTCCGGCAGGAGGCGCTGACGGACGCGCTGACTGGCATCGCCAACCGCAAGCGCTTCGACCAGGTGCTGCGCGCCGCCGCCGGGCAGGCGATGGAATCGGGCCGGCCGCTGGCGCTGGCGATGATCGACATCGACCGCTTCAAGCTCTTCAACGACACCCACGGCCATGTCGCCGGCGATCAGGTGCTGCGTCTGGTCGCCCGAACCCTGGCGGACAGCGTGCGCGGCAGCGACACGCCGTCCCGCTTCGGCGGGGAGGAGTTCGCGCTGGTGATGCCGGACACGCCGCTGACCGCCGGCGTCTCCGTGGCCGAGCGCATCCGCCGCGCCACCGCCGGCCGCCAGATCGTCAAGCGCACCTCGGGCGAATCGATGGGCAGCATCACGCTGTCGGCGGGCGTTGCCATCTACCGGCCGGGGGAGACGCTGGCCGCCTTCGTGCAGCGGGCGGATGCCGCGCTCTATGCCGCCAAGGCGGGTGGGCGCAACCGGGTGGTGGCGGATGCGGCGGACTTCGCCGCCCAGCCGCCGGAGGATGTCGCCGCGCCCGACCCGCAGGTTCCCGGCAGGGCCGGGCCGGAGAAGGGGGCGGCGTCCCAGGGCAGGGCCACCGGGACACGCTGA
- a CDS encoding UvrD-helicase domain-containing protein: protein MSDLFSDPPPTGRPASTAPSATTPASVPVPAAGAEPAYLAGLNPAQREAVEALDGPVLVLAGAGTGKTRVLTTRLAHLLVTRRAGPWNILTVTFTNKAAREMRERVEALVGVPTEGWWMGTFHALAARILRRHAELVGLKPSFTILDTDDQIRLLKQLMEAENIDSKKWPARVLLGAIERWKDKALTPDRLKREDAGDMAGGRLIDLYRQYQDRLLSLNACDFGDLLLHNIALFQKHNDVLREYQDRFRYILVDEYQDTNVAQYLWLRLLAQAHRNICCVGDDDQCLVAGTLIRMADGSERPIETVGAGDAVLSARGGGACGASVVSRTYARSYSGDLVTVELEDGTRLVSTPEHRHFAGYRLGVTPQLYFTYLMHKRGYGFRLGTSQTYTRARIEPVLGYELRCRQEHADAVWVLAVHGSENEARFLEYTLSLDYGIPTFPFVARKGGSTAGLVHDQSILDRLFKERPTETAGEAVLTRFGLSRDYPHYRPQAHTGRRRNVTVTLCGDNRAAAALHRISVIGSDPDDAAVLASLGLSIRPSKKSNPGWRYETAMADLGRIMATVEQIRRAFDGDVALVQFGRFGAGGEAGTDLDPGPAPDDGELLTAAPAPARVRSSLPMIPAGSVRPGMAMFRADGGLAIVRSVRTEPGVATVHDIDVSRTHNFIANGIITHNSIYGWRGAEVGNILRFDHDFTGARVIRLEQNYRSTAHILGAAHGIIANNQGRLGKQLWTEVDGGEKVRVRGLWDAEEEARWVGDEIEALQRKGLSLGQMAVLVRAGFQTREFEERFITLGLPYRVIGGPRFYERQEIRDALAYLRIVAQPDDDLAFERIINVPKRGIGDATLRQLYVAARTLGVSLAEATWRLTETDELRGKVRSTLRALMEDIARWRGQIDRTPHTDLAQAILDESGYTRMWQQDKSPEAPGRLENLKELINAMGEFENLTGFLEHVALVMDNAEASGLEQVSLMTLHGAKGLEFDVVFLPGWEEGLFPSQRTLDENGIAGLEEERRLAYVGITRGRIRVHVSHAANRRIHGSWATSLPSRFVDELPAEHVEVENAPGIGGAGFGSGGFGSGGFGGASAGGGWSGFGDRFNRMGRQAAQAPARGRVIEGTACQVAPRSRPDRPFNPGSRVFHQKFGYGTVVAVENDKLEIKFDATGVKKVMDSFVVPAEQAG, encoded by the coding sequence ATGAGCGACCTCTTCTCCGATCCGCCCCCGACCGGCCGGCCTGCCAGCACGGCGCCGTCCGCGACGACGCCCGCCTCCGTTCCCGTGCCCGCAGCCGGTGCCGAGCCGGCCTATCTCGCCGGCCTGAACCCGGCGCAGCGCGAGGCGGTGGAGGCGCTGGACGGGCCGGTGCTGGTGCTGGCGGGGGCGGGAACCGGCAAGACCCGGGTCCTGACCACCCGGCTGGCCCACCTGCTGGTGACGCGCCGGGCCGGCCCGTGGAACATCCTGACGGTGACCTTCACCAACAAGGCCGCGCGGGAGATGCGCGAGCGCGTGGAGGCGCTGGTCGGCGTGCCCACCGAGGGCTGGTGGATGGGCACCTTCCACGCGCTCGCCGCGCGCATCCTGCGCCGCCATGCCGAACTGGTCGGGCTGAAGCCCAGCTTCACCATCCTGGACACCGACGACCAGATCCGCCTGCTGAAGCAGCTCATGGAGGCGGAGAACATCGACTCCAAGAAATGGCCGGCGCGCGTCCTGCTGGGCGCCATCGAGCGCTGGAAGGACAAGGCGCTGACCCCCGACCGGCTGAAGCGCGAGGATGCCGGCGACATGGCCGGCGGCCGCCTGATCGACCTCTACCGCCAGTACCAGGACCGGCTGCTGAGCCTGAACGCCTGCGACTTCGGCGACCTGCTGCTGCACAACATCGCCCTGTTCCAGAAGCACAACGACGTCCTGCGGGAGTATCAGGACCGCTTCCGCTACATCCTGGTGGACGAGTACCAGGACACCAACGTCGCCCAGTACCTCTGGCTCCGCCTGCTGGCCCAGGCGCACCGGAACATCTGCTGCGTCGGGGATGACGACCAGTGCCTTGTGGCGGGAACGCTGATCCGCATGGCGGACGGGAGCGAACGGCCCATCGAGACCGTGGGGGCCGGGGATGCCGTCCTGTCGGCCCGGGGGGGCGGGGCGTGCGGCGCTTCCGTCGTCTCCCGCACCTATGCGCGGAGCTACAGCGGCGATCTGGTGACGGTGGAACTGGAGGACGGAACACGGCTCGTCAGCACGCCGGAGCACCGGCATTTCGCCGGTTACCGGCTCGGCGTCACGCCGCAGCTCTACTTCACCTATCTCATGCACAAGCGGGGGTACGGTTTCCGGCTGGGCACCTCGCAGACCTACACCCGCGCCAGGATCGAGCCCGTTCTGGGCTATGAACTGCGGTGCCGGCAGGAGCATGCCGACGCGGTCTGGGTCCTGGCGGTCCACGGTTCCGAGAACGAGGCCCGGTTCCTCGAATACACCCTCTCGCTGGATTACGGAATCCCGACCTTCCCGTTCGTCGCCCGCAAGGGCGGATCGACCGCCGGCCTCGTCCACGACCAGTCGATTCTGGACCGTCTGTTCAAGGAGCGGCCGACGGAGACGGCCGGGGAGGCGGTGCTCACCCGCTTCGGCCTTTCCCGGGACTATCCCCATTACCGGCCGCAGGCCCATACGGGCCGGCGGCGGAACGTGACCGTGACGCTCTGTGGCGACAACCGGGCCGCGGCGGCTCTCCACCGTATCTCGGTCATCGGCAGCGACCCGGACGACGCGGCCGTCCTGGCCTCGCTCGGGCTTTCGATCCGCCCGTCCAAGAAGAGCAATCCGGGCTGGCGGTACGAGACGGCCATGGCCGACCTCGGACGCATCATGGCAACGGTCGAGCAGATCCGGCGGGCCTTCGACGGTGACGTGGCCCTCGTTCAGTTCGGTCGCTTCGGGGCTGGCGGGGAGGCCGGGACCGACCTGGACCCTGGCCCGGCGCCGGACGATGGCGAATTGCTGACAGCGGCGCCCGCGCCGGCGCGCGTCCGGTCGAGCCTCCCGATGATCCCGGCCGGTTCCGTCCGGCCTGGGATGGCGATGTTCCGGGCCGATGGCGGGCTCGCCATCGTCCGTTCCGTGAGGACGGAACCGGGGGTGGCGACCGTCCATGACATCGACGTCAGCCGGACCCACAACTTCATCGCCAACGGCATCATCACCCACAATTCGATCTACGGCTGGCGCGGGGCGGAGGTGGGGAACATCCTGCGCTTCGACCACGATTTCACCGGCGCCCGCGTGATCCGGCTGGAGCAGAACTACCGCTCCACCGCGCACATCCTGGGGGCGGCGCACGGCATCATCGCCAACAACCAGGGCCGGCTGGGCAAGCAGCTCTGGACCGAGGTGGACGGCGGCGAGAAGGTGCGGGTCCGCGGCCTCTGGGACGCGGAGGAGGAGGCGCGCTGGGTCGGGGACGAGATCGAGGCGCTGCAACGCAAGGGCCTGTCGCTCGGCCAGATGGCGGTGCTGGTGCGCGCCGGCTTCCAGACCCGCGAGTTCGAGGAGCGCTTCATCACCCTGGGCCTGCCCTACCGGGTGATCGGCGGCCCGCGCTTCTACGAGCGGCAGGAGATCCGCGACGCCCTGGCCTATCTGCGCATCGTCGCCCAGCCCGACGACGATCTGGCCTTCGAGCGCATCATCAACGTGCCCAAGCGCGGCATCGGCGACGCCACGCTGCGCCAGCTCTACGTCGCCGCGCGCACGCTGGGCGTTTCGCTGGCCGAGGCCACCTGGCGGCTGACGGAGACGGACGAGCTGCGCGGCAAGGTCCGCAGCACCCTGCGCGCCCTGATGGAGGACATCGCGCGCTGGCGCGGCCAGATCGACCGCACGCCCCACACCGATCTGGCCCAGGCCATCCTGGACGAGAGCGGCTACACCCGCATGTGGCAGCAGGACAAGTCGCCCGAGGCGCCGGGCCGGCTGGAGAACCTGAAGGAACTGATCAACGCCATGGGCGAGTTCGAGAACCTGACCGGGTTCCTGGAGCACGTCGCCCTGGTGATGGACAATGCCGAGGCGTCCGGGCTGGAGCAGGTCAGCCTGATGACCCTGCACGGCGCCAAGGGGCTGGAGTTCGATGTCGTCTTCCTGCCCGGCTGGGAGGAGGGGCTGTTCCCCTCGCAGCGGACGCTGGACGAGAACGGCATCGCCGGGCTGGAGGAGGAGCGGCGGCTGGCCTATGTCGGCATCACCCGCGGCCGCATCCGCGTCCATGTCAGCCACGCCGCCAACCGGCGCATCCACGGCTCCTGGGCGACCTCCCTGCCGTCGCGCTTCGTGGACGAGCTGCCGGCCGAGCATGTCGAGGTGGAGAACGCCCCCGGCATCGGCGGCGCCGGCTTCGGGTCCGGCGGATTCGGCTCCGGCGGGTTCGGGGGGGCATCGGCGGGCGGCGGCTGGTCCGGTTTCGGCGACCGCTTCAACCGCATGGGCCGGCAGGCGGCGCAGGCGCCGGCGCGCGGCCGGGTGATCGAGGGCACCGCCTGTCAGGTGGCGCCGCGCTCCCGCCCCGACCGGCCCTTCAATCCGGGCTCCCGCGTCTTCCACCAGAAATTCGGTTACGGCACCGTGGTGGCCGTGGAGAACGACAAGCTGGAGATCAAGTTCGACGCCACGGGCGTCAAGAAGGTGATGGACAGCTTCGTCGTGCCCGCCGAACAGGCAGGCTGA
- the pepF gene encoding oligoendopeptidase F, whose protein sequence is MASRSPLRVRLAGAATLALLVGLTPLCLATAQAATAVAGPGGTDAAEAPAAAPAATPDPRYVWDLTTLFKTDADWDAERKAVLADLAGIEALRGTLGKDAATMRAALDRISALSQRFERLAVYASTQASTDSRDARNQERAGLIRQLGGRFGAAVSWLSPEVQDIGAEKVEAFIKAEKGLAPHAFRLRDILRTKAHTLSKEAEAALAAFAPVMYAPGTTYNLLATVDIDWPTLTVEGQEVKLNQIGYQRLREHPDRAVRKQAFDAFWTKFGQYTNTFGSTLAGRVEAGTINARLRGYKSAVAASLADNDIPEEVYRTLVAEANKGLPTLHRYFKLRQRMLDLPDLNYYDIYPSVVRIDRKYPIAEAGTLTLAAVKPLGPEYQAKLKEALDGRWMHVYPAEGKQSGAYQTGVYGVHPFVFLNHQDNFDGVSTFAHEWGHGMHTKLANASQPYETADYSLFVAEIASITNEILLSDYMLSRAETPQERLYYLGYALEGMRGTFFRQTMFAEFELATHDAVERGEALSGQRMTAIYCDLLKRYHGDAEGVMKIDPAYCAEWAYIPHFYRPFYVYQYATSMAAAAYFAGQVEQKGETARDAYLSVLRAGGSEYPYQLLKKAGLDMASPTPYQALIKRMDTIMDEMEKILDQQAAKPARR, encoded by the coding sequence ATGGCTTCACGATCCCCGCTGCGCGTCCGCCTTGCCGGCGCCGCCACCCTCGCCCTCCTCGTCGGGCTGACGCCCCTGTGCCTTGCCACGGCCCAGGCCGCGACGGCCGTCGCCGGTCCCGGCGGCACCGATGCGGCCGAGGCGCCCGCGGCCGCTCCGGCGGCGACGCCGGACCCGCGCTATGTCTGGGACCTGACGACGCTGTTCAAGACGGATGCCGACTGGGACGCCGAGCGCAAGGCCGTGCTGGCGGACCTGGCCGGGATCGAGGCGCTGCGCGGCACGCTGGGCAAGGACGCCGCCACCATGCGCGCGGCTCTGGACCGCATCTCGGCCCTGTCGCAGCGGTTCGAGCGGCTGGCCGTCTATGCCTCCACCCAGGCCTCCACCGACAGCCGCGACGCCCGCAACCAGGAGCGGGCGGGTCTGATCCGCCAGCTCGGCGGCCGTTTCGGCGCCGCCGTCTCCTGGCTGTCGCCGGAGGTGCAGGACATCGGCGCCGAGAAGGTGGAAGCCTTCATCAAGGCCGAGAAGGGGCTGGCCCCGCACGCCTTCCGCCTGCGCGACATCCTGCGCACCAAGGCGCATACGCTGTCCAAGGAGGCGGAAGCCGCGCTGGCCGCCTTCGCCCCGGTGATGTACGCGCCCGGCACCACCTACAACCTGCTCGCCACCGTCGATATCGACTGGCCGACCCTCACGGTCGAGGGGCAGGAGGTGAAGCTCAACCAGATCGGCTACCAGCGCCTGCGCGAGCATCCCGACCGGGCCGTGCGCAAGCAGGCCTTCGACGCCTTCTGGACGAAGTTCGGCCAGTACACGAACACCTTCGGGTCCACCCTGGCGGGCCGGGTGGAGGCGGGCACGATCAACGCGCGCCTGCGCGGCTACAAGAGCGCCGTCGCCGCCTCCCTGGCCGACAACGACATCCCGGAGGAGGTCTATCGCACCCTGGTGGCCGAGGCGAACAAGGGCCTGCCGACGCTGCACCGTTACTTCAAGCTGCGGCAGCGGATGTTGGACCTGCCGGACCTGAACTACTACGACATCTACCCCTCGGTCGTGCGGATCGACCGCAAGTACCCGATCGCCGAGGCGGGCACGCTGACGCTCGCGGCCGTGAAGCCGCTCGGCCCTGAATACCAGGCGAAGCTGAAGGAGGCCCTGGACGGCCGCTGGATGCATGTCTACCCGGCCGAGGGCAAGCAGTCCGGCGCCTACCAGACGGGCGTCTACGGGGTGCATCCCTTCGTCTTCCTGAACCACCAGGACAATTTCGACGGGGTCAGCACCTTCGCCCACGAGTGGGGCCACGGCATGCACACCAAGCTGGCCAACGCCAGCCAGCCCTATGAGACGGCGGACTATTCCCTGTTCGTGGCGGAGATCGCCTCCATCACGAACGAGATCCTGCTGTCCGACTACATGCTGTCCCGGGCCGAGACTCCGCAGGAGCGGCTCTATTACCTGGGCTATGCGCTGGAGGGGATGCGCGGCACCTTCTTCCGCCAGACCATGTTCGCCGAGTTCGAGCTGGCGACCCATGACGCGGTCGAGCGCGGCGAGGCCCTGAGCGGCCAGCGCATGACGGCGATCTACTGCGACCTGCTCAAGCGCTACCACGGCGATGCCGAGGGCGTGATGAAGATCGACCCGGCCTACTGTGCGGAATGGGCCTACATCCCGCACTTCTACCGGCCCTTCTACGTCTACCAGTACGCCACGTCGATGGCGGCGGCGGCCTACTTCGCGGGGCAGGTGGAGCAGAAGGGCGAGACGGCGCGCGACGCCTATCTCTCCGTGCTGCGGGCCGGCGGCTCGGAATACCCCTACCAGCTCCTGAAGAAGGCCGGCCTCGACATGGCGTCGCCGACCCCCTACCAGGCGCTGATCAAGCGCATGGACACCATCATGGACGAGATGGAGAAGATCCTGGACCAGCAGGCCGCCAAGCCGGCCAGGCGCTGA